The nucleotide window CGGAGCCTACATGATGGTTGACATGGCCCATATCGCCGGATTGGTGGCGGCCGGGTTGCATATGAGCCCTGTTCCGTATTCAGACGTGGTTACCACCACCACTCACAAGACCCTGCGCGGGCCCAGAGGCGGACTGATTCTGTGCCGTGAGAAGTACGGCGCCCAGATCAATAAGTCGGTTTTCCCTGGTATTCAAGGCGGGCCGCTGATGCATGTGATTTCCTCCAAAGCGGTGGCGTTTAAAGAAGCGATGGAACCAGATTTTATAGAATACCAGAAAAGAGTGGTCAAAAATGCCGGCGCGCTTGCCGCCGCTTTGCTTGAGCGGGGTTTTGAGGTTATTTCCGGCGGTACTGACAACCACCTGATCCTGGTTGACCTGCGCAGTAAGAATATTACCGGTAAAGAGGCGCAGGAACTGATGGACACCGTAGGCGTAACAGTGAATAAGAACCCTATCCCGTTTGACCCGTTGCCGCCGAATACCTCCAGCGGCATTCGGATCGGCACGCCGGCGGTTACCACACGTGGTTTAATAGAGGAAGATATGATCCAGATTGCTGAAATTATGAACTATGCTGTCGCCAACCGCGACGACGCCGCAAAATTGGCAAGCGCCCGGGCGAAGGTGAGCGAGATGTGCGATAAGTATCCCTTGTACTAATTAGTAGTCAGGAGTCAGAAGTCAGTAGTCAAAATAAAAGAATAAAAGAGTGAAAGATTAGTTTATTGTCTTATATATTCTGAATTCTGACTCCTGTTTAAAGGTGTTGATAGCTACTGCTCAGTAGTCAGGAGTTAAGTAGTCAGTAGTCAGAATGAAAAAGTAAAGTTTTTATTGTCTTGAGATATTCTGACTCCTGACTCCTGAGTTCTGACTCCTGTTTGAAGGTGTTGATACTTATGGAACGGCCGGGTTGGGACCAGTATTTCATGGAAATTACCAGAGTTGTGGCCAACCGGTCTACCTGTTTGCGGCGGCATGTCGGCGCCGTCCTCGTTAAAGACAAGCGTATCTTGGCCAGTGGTTATAACGGGGCTCCCGCCGGATTAAAGCATTGCCTGGAAATCGGCTGTTTGCGCGAACGGCTGGGCGTACCTTCAGGCGAGCGTCATGAGCTTTGCCGCGGCTTGCATGCGGAGCAAAATGCCGTGATTCAGGCTGCCGTGCATGGCATCGCCATCAGAGATTCAGTATGCTACGTTACCCACCAGCCCTGCCTGCTCTGCGCCAAAATTATGATTAACGCCGGTGTCGGGAAAGTGGTCTTTCAGGGTGATTACCCCGACCCCCTGGCTCAGGAAGTATTTGAGGAAGCAGGAGTGGAATTGATGAGATATGTTTAAAGAGACAGAATTCAGGAGACAGAATTCAGAATTCAGAATTCAGAATTCGGAATAAGGAAAAGGCTTTTGCTTTAAGAATTCTGAGTACCAACTCCTTGACTACCTGAATAACTATTTTATGTAAATACTTAGAGATCGGGATAAAAGAATATATTGTCTTGATATATTCTGACTCCTGACTACTGAATTCTAACTCCTGAAGAAAGGCAGTTGTAAACCTTTGCTGAAAGTGATCACAGTCTTCGGGACCAGGCCTGAAGCGATCAAAATGGCTCCGTTGGTAAAAGAGCTGGCAAAACACCGGGATGGGATAGATTGTAAAGTGGCAGTCACCGCCCAACACCGGGAGATGCTGGATCAGGTGCTTGAATTGTTTGAAATAGCGCCTGACTACGACCTGGATATTATGCGCCGGCAACAAAGCCTTTTTGACATTACCAGCCGGGCGCTGACCGGGCTGCAGGAGGTTTTTCAAAAAGAGAAACCCGATCTTGTTCTGGTCCATGGCGATACAACCACCACCTTTGTGGCCGCCTTGGCTGCTTACTATCTGCAAATACCGGTGGGGCATGTTGAGGCCGGTCTGCGGACCCGAGACAAGTTTTCGCCCTTTCCGGAGGAAATCAACCGCCACCTGACCGGCGTGCTGGCCGACCTGCATTTTGCCCCCACGGCTAACGCCAAGCAAAACCTGCTTAGTGAAGGTGTGTCTGGTGAAAGTATTTATGTGACAGGAAATACTGTGATCGATGCCCTGCTTGCCACCGTGCGGCCGGACTACGTTTTCGCCGATCAAGTATTGAGCCGGATTGATTACGGCAGCCGCAGAGTCCTGCTGGTGACGACCCACCGCAGGGAGAATCTGGGCGAACCGATGCGCGAGATATACCGCGCGCTACGGGAGGTCACGGAAAGCTACGATGATGTGGAAGTAATTTTTCCGGTGCATAAAAACCCTCTGGTCAGAAGCGTGGTGGAAGAAGAACTGGGCGGGCAAAACCGGATTCATTTGATTGAACCCCTGGATTACCAGCCTTTTGCCAACTTAATCAACTGCAGTTATCTTGTTTTGAGCGACTCCGGCGGCCTCCAGGAAGAAGCGCCCGCGTTAGGCAAGCCCGTTTTAGTGCTTCGCAACACAACCGAGCGGCCTGAGGCGGTGGATGCCGGTACTGTCCGGTTGGTGGGCACAGGCAGAGAGGCGGTGGCGTCCGAAACCAGGCGCTTGCTGGAGGAGCACGAATATTACGGAAAAATGGCCAACGCCGTCAACCCCTATGGCGACGGGCTCGCGTCCAAAAGAATTGTTCAGGCGATTAAGCACAAGTTTGGTATTTCTAAAGAACCCATGCAAGAGTTCTGTCCTTCTTAAATTTAAATGTTACTACAGAGTGGACAGTAAACAGGATAAGATATGTTCAATGTCATTAATATTCTGACTCCTGAATCCTGACTACTGACTCCTGTATATATTATTTCCAAATAAAATTTCTTTCTTCTTGGAGGAATAGCGTATTAAGTGTAGAAGCAATATATGTTGAGGGTGATTCAGGGGTGACGCCGGGTGGAAGGCAGCCAGCGCGCGTATTCACCTGTGCGTGATCCGCTGATTAAGTATGCAGAAGAAAAAAGACTATAATAAAGATATAGAGAAACGGGACCAACGGTGGGCGCTTCAGGCAATGGGTTTAACCACGGCTATCGGCACGGAGCTCGCTGTTACGGTTGTGTCCGGTTATTACTGCGGGCTGTACTTGGACCGCCATTTTGGCACCGGGCCCTGGCTCATGCTGGCTGGGGTTATTGCCGGTATAGCCATCGGGATTACTGGTATATATAAAACCTTGCAGAGGTTTTTTGCGGAGAGGAAGTAAATTTAATGCGGGACTGGGATTTTGCTGGCCAGTTAGCCAGGACATTGCGCATATCCGGCTTTCTTTTAGCATTCTATTGTCTCTTGCTGTTGCTGCAACCGGGAAATCCCGTTGTATGGGGTTTACTCGTAGGCACAGCTACGGGTATGTGGAATGCTTTTTTTCTGAGCAAAAGGCTGCATGCCGCTGTCAAGGCCGGATTGCCCCGCGCCGGTAGTCAGGTGATGGCCGGAGTTTTCTTGCGGCTTGTCATCATCATGGTGGTTCTTTATTTTGTCTCCAGAACAGGCTTTGCCAATATCTACGCCGCCGCGGCCGGTATATTTGTGGTTTCCTGCATCTTTACCTTCAGCGTCGCGGGCAACTTGCTTAAGGAAGCCAGTCTTGCTGGCTCTTTGAGATATAAATCAGTAACTACTCGGGGGCCAGGAGTCAGAAGCCAGGAGTCAGAATGAGAGAGGGTTTAGTCTCGAAGTATTCTGAATTACAACTACTGAATACTGACTACTGACTACTGACTAGTAATATAAATCAAAAAATTAAAGTAAAGGGGGTGAAAATGTAATATGTTAAGCCTAGAAGAAGTCGAAAGCAGGGTGGATGTTTGGGGTGAAGTTTTTCATCTCTGGGGGAAAGATGAGCATGGGCATGAAATTCTTTGGAATTTAACCATCGGCGGTACTCAACTGCAATTTATCCCGAAAGTGATGATAATGACCTGGCTGACGATGATCCTGGTGATGTTGTTTGCCGTTATCGCCACGCGGAACTTGGACATGAGGCGGCCGCGCGGAGCGCAAAATATCTTGGAGATGATGTTTGAAGGGATCAGGAACCTGGTCAACCAGAACATGGACATACAAAAAGGGGCAAGTATTATTGGTGTTGTGGTGACATTTTTTATCTTCATCCTGTTTTCCAACTTGCTTGGCCTTGTGCCGACGCTGAGTTCCCCGACAGCCAATCCGAACACCACTTTCGCGCTGTCTCTGACTACTTTCGCGCTTATGTATTATTTTGGGATAAAATATAAAGGCGCCGGCTACTTTAAACATTTCTTTCAACCGTATGTCTTTTTCCTTCCTATTAACTTAATAGAAGAATTTTCCAAACCGGTGACGCTGGCCTTCCGTCTTTTCGGGAATATTTATGGCGGCGAAGTCATGTTGGCGGTATTGCTGGGATTGTTTGGAGTATGGGTTCACTTTTTGGGGGGCTTCATCGCATCGGTGGTTTGGCTGGCCTTCAGTATCTTCGTGGGCTGCATCCAGGCGTTTATCTTCACCATGCTTTCTATCGTTTACATTTCCATAGCTACCTCGGAGCACTAGCCTGGTGTTAAAGTGCAATTAACCTATCTTTAAACTAGTTAAATATTCAATTAATGAAAGGGTGGAAAATTTAGATGGAAAACCAAATGTTACAAGCTGGAGCCGCTATTGGAACTGCTATCGCAATTGGCTTGGGCGCATGCGGCGCTGCTATTGGTGACGGTGTCATGACCGGTAAAGCGATTGAGGCGATCGCCCGCCAACCGGAAGCCAGGGGATCAACAATGACCCTGCTGTTTATTTCTCTTGGTCTGATCGAAGCTCTGCCGGTTATCGCGATTGTTATTGCCTTCATGCTGTGGGGCAAGGTTGGTGGCTGAGAAAAA belongs to Pelotomaculum isophthalicicum JI and includes:
- the atpB gene encoding F0F1 ATP synthase subunit A, whose protein sequence is MLSLEEVESRVDVWGEVFHLWGKDEHGHEILWNLTIGGTQLQFIPKVMIMTWLTMILVMLFAVIATRNLDMRRPRGAQNILEMMFEGIRNLVNQNMDIQKGASIIGVVVTFFIFILFSNLLGLVPTLSSPTANPNTTFALSLTTFALMYYFGIKYKGAGYFKHFFQPYVFFLPINLIEEFSKPVTLAFRLFGNIYGGEVMLAVLLGLFGVWVHFLGGFIASVVWLAFSIFVGCIQAFIFTMLSIVYISIATSEH
- the wecB gene encoding non-hydrolyzing UDP-N-acetylglucosamine 2-epimerase — protein: MLKVITVFGTRPEAIKMAPLVKELAKHRDGIDCKVAVTAQHREMLDQVLELFEIAPDYDLDIMRRQQSLFDITSRALTGLQEVFQKEKPDLVLVHGDTTTTFVAALAAYYLQIPVGHVEAGLRTRDKFSPFPEEINRHLTGVLADLHFAPTANAKQNLLSEGVSGESIYVTGNTVIDALLATVRPDYVFADQVLSRIDYGSRRVLLVTTHRRENLGEPMREIYRALREVTESYDDVEVIFPVHKNPLVRSVVEEELGGQNRIHLIEPLDYQPFANLINCSYLVLSDSGGLQEEAPALGKPVLVLRNTTERPEAVDAGTVRLVGTGREAVASETRRLLEEHEYYGKMANAVNPYGDGLASKRIVQAIKHKFGISKEPMQEFCPS
- the atpE gene encoding F0F1 ATP synthase subunit C produces the protein MENQMLQAGAAIGTAIAIGLGACGAAIGDGVMTGKAIEAIARQPEARGSTMTLLFISLGLIEALPVIAIVIAFMLWGKVGG
- the glyA gene encoding serine hydroxymethyltransferase produces the protein MSLLRPLSEVDPEIFRAIEQETQRQRLTLELIASENAASRAVMEAQGSVLTNKYAEGYPGKRYYGGCEFVDIAESLAISRAKKLFGAEFANVQPHSGAQANTAVYFALLSPGDTILGMDLAHGGHLTHGSPINISGKYFKFVFYGVEKETGRIDYEKVRAIAGEHKPKLIIAGASSYPRAIDFASFGNIAAEVGAYMMVDMAHIAGLVAAGLHMSPVPYSDVVTTTTHKTLRGPRGGLILCREKYGAQINKSVFPGIQGGPLMHVISSKAVAFKEAMEPDFIEYQKRVVKNAGALAAALLERGFEVISGGTDNHLILVDLRSKNITGKEAQELMDTVGVTVNKNPIPFDPLPPNTSSGIRIGTPAVTTRGLIEEDMIQIAEIMNYAVANRDDAAKLASARAKVSEMCDKYPLY
- a CDS encoding deoxycytidylate deaminase, translated to MERPGWDQYFMEITRVVANRSTCLRRHVGAVLVKDKRILASGYNGAPAGLKHCLEIGCLRERLGVPSGERHELCRGLHAEQNAVIQAAVHGIAIRDSVCYVTHQPCLLCAKIMINAGVGKVVFQGDYPDPLAQEVFEEAGVELMRYV
- a CDS encoding ATP synthase subunit I, whose protein sequence is MRDWDFAGQLARTLRISGFLLAFYCLLLLLQPGNPVVWGLLVGTATGMWNAFFLSKRLHAAVKAGLPRAGSQVMAGVFLRLVIIMVVLYFVSRTGFANIYAAAAGIFVVSCIFTFSVAGNLLKEASLAGSLRYKSVTTRGPGVRSQESE
- a CDS encoding AtpZ/AtpI family protein, coding for MQKKKDYNKDIEKRDQRWALQAMGLTTAIGTELAVTVVSGYYCGLYLDRHFGTGPWLMLAGVIAGIAIGITGIYKTLQRFFAERK